A portion of the Podospora pseudoanserina strain CBS 124.78 chromosome 2, whole genome shotgun sequence genome contains these proteins:
- the ACO2 gene encoding aconitate hydratase (EggNog:ENOG503NV5K; COG:C; COG:E), protein MRPIDLASRSGVALRRAFQTQQLRQAAGSRQYSNITSLPPTYEKLHSKYTEVRRVLGAQRLTLAEKILYSHLDNVEESLLNNTNNGRDIRGKANLKLKPDRVNMQDASAQMALLQFMSCNLPQTAIPASIHCDHLIVGSKGADDDLQAGIQTNHEVFDFLESAAKKYGLDFWAPGAGIIHQTVLENYAIPGLMMLGTDSHSPNAGGLSTITIGVGGADAVEALVGAPWELKAPKVLGVRLTGKLSNWASPKDLILHLAGLLTVRGGTGYIVEYLGPGVETLSCTGMATICNMGAEIGATTSIFPYTEASARYLEATRREQAVKNAAAFQNFPGAGASEDAYFRFKADEGAQYDELIEIDLSKLEPHINGPHTPDLSTPLSQFKSTVQEQKWPEKLSAGLIGSCTNSSYEDMTRVESIVRAAEEAGLKPKADFYVTPGSEQIRATLERDGTLQTFEKAGGIVLSNACGPCIGQWKRQDGVEKGTVNAILTSYNRNFRGRNDGNLDTMNFLASPEIVTAMAYAGSTTFNPVTDSLTTPDGKEFKFPAPHGLEGPKTPFDIGKDVFKVASQPPNPNEKVAISPTSERLALLEPFEPFPNSDLSGLKVLVKVSGKCTTDTISAAGPWLKYKGHLPNISANTLNTAVNAETDEVNVAYDLDGSKHTIPELAKLWKERNQPWLVVAEHNYGEGSAREHAALQPRYLGARIIVCKSFARIHETNLKKQGVVPLTLANEQDYDKIAAGDEVATVGLYDMLQNGGQGEVQLKVTKKGTGEEFLVPVKHQVSKDQAGFILAGSALNLLSKSASV, encoded by the exons ATGAGGCCAATCGACCTTGCGAGCCGCTCGGGCGTTGCCCTGAGA AGGGCCTTCCAAACCCAGCAGCTTCGCCAAGCAGCGGGCTCGAGACAATACTCCAAtatcacctccctcccaccaacatACGAGAAGCTGCACAGCAAGTACACGGAGGTCCGCAGAGTGCTGGGCGCCCAGCGGCTGACCCTGGCCGAGAAGATCCTCTACAGCCATCTCGACAATGTCGAGGagtccctcctcaacaacaccaacaatgGCCGCGATATCAGAGGCAAGGCGaacctcaagctcaagcctGACAGAGTCAACATGCAGGACGCCTCGGCTCAGATGGCTCTCTTGCAGTTCATGTCATGCAACCTCCCCCAGACCGCCATTCCCGCGAGTATTCACTGCGACCACCTGATCGTGGGTAGCAAAGGTGCCGATGACGATTTGCAAGCTGGTATTCAGACCAACCACGAGGTCTTTGACTTCCTTGAGTCGGCTGCCAAGAAGTACGGGTTGGATTTCTGGGCTCCGGGTGCTGGTATCATTCACCAGACTGTCTTGGAGAACTACGCCATCCCCGGTTTGATGATGCTCGGTACCGATTCGCACAGCCCCAACGCCGGTGGCTTGTCTACTATCACcattggtgttggtggtgccgatGCCGTCGAGGCTCTTGTCGGTGCTCCATGGGAACTCAAGGCTCCCAAGGTCCTTGGTGTCAGACTCACCGGTAAGCTTAGCAACTGGGCTTCTCCCAAAGATCTGATCCTGCACCTGGCTGGCCTCTTGACAGTCCGTGGCGGTACTGGTTACATTGTCGAGTACTTGGGTCCTGGTGTTGAGACACTGAGCTGCACTGGTATGGCTACCATTTGCAACATGGGCGCTGAGATTggtgccaccacctccatcttcccctACACCGAGGCCTCAGCCAGATACCTCGAGGCTACTCGCAGAGAGCAGGCTGTCAAGAATGCTGCCGCTTTCCAGAACTTCCCTGGCGCGGGCGCCTCTGAGGATGCGTACTTCAGGTTCAAGGCCGACGAGGGTGCGCAATACGACGAACTCATCGAAATCGACCTGTCCAAGCTCGAGCCCCATATCAACGGTCCCCATACTCCCGATCTTTCCACTCCCCTGTCCCAATTCAAGAGCACAGTTCAGGAGCAGAAGTGGCCCGAGAAGCTTTCGGCCGGTCTCATTGGTAGCTGCACCAACAGCTCGTATGAGGACATGACCCGTGTCGAAAGCATTGTGAgggctgctgaggaggctgGACTGAAGCCCAAGGCTGATTTCTACGTCACTCCTGGCAGTGAGCAGATTCGTGCCACCCTCGAGAGAGACGGCACCCTTCAGACTTTCGAAAAGGCCGGCGGCATTGTGCTGTCCAATGCCTGCGGTCCCTGCATTGGTCAGTGGAAGCGTCAGGATGGTGTCGAGAAGGGCACAGTCAACGCCATTCTCACCTCTTACAACCGTAACTTCCGCGGCCGTAACGACGGTAACCTAGACACCATGAACTTCCTCGCCTCGCCCGAGATCGTTACCGCCATGGCCTACGCCGGttccaccaccttcaaccccgTAACCGACTCCCTTACCACCCCCGATGGCAAGGAGTTCAAGTTCCCTGCTCCCCACGGTCTCGAGGGACCCAAGACTCCCTTCGACATTGGCAAGGACGTCTTTAAGGTCGCCTCCCagccccccaaccccaacgaaAAGGTCGCCATCTCTCCCACCTCGGAGCGTCTTGCCCTTCTCGAGCCCTTTGAGCCCTTCCCCAACTCTGACCTTTCCGGCCTCAAGGTCTTGGTCAAGGTATCGGGCAAGTGCACAACCGACAccatctccgccgccggcccCTGGCTCAAGTACAAAggccacctccccaacatctcggccaacaccctcaacacGGCCGTCAACGCTGAGACGGACGAGGTCAACGTCGCCTACGATCTCGACGGATCCAAGCACACCATCCCCGAGCTGGCCAAGCTCTGGAAGGAGCGCAACCAGCCCTGGCTCGTGGTCGCCGAGCACAACTACGGCGAGGGTTCCGCCCGCGAGCACGCCGCTCTGCAGCCCCGCTACCTCGGCGCCAGGATCATCGTGTGCAAGTCATTCGCCCGCATTCACGAAACCAACCTCAAGAAGCAGGGCGTTGTCCCCCTGACGCTAGCCAACGAGCAGGATTATGATAAGATTGCTGCCGGTGACGAGGTTGCTACTGTGGGCTTGTATGACATGCTCCAGAATGGTGGACAGGGCGAGGTCCAGCTCAAGGTTACCAAGAAGGGTACCGGTGAGGAGTTTTTGGTCCCTGTCAAGCACCAGGTTAGCAAGGACCAGGCTGGGTTTATTTTGGCGGGGAGCGCGTTGAATCTGTTGAGTAAGAGTGCTTCGGTTTAG